Proteins encoded in a region of the Teredinibacter purpureus genome:
- a CDS encoding glycosyltransferase family 2 protein codes for MNNSKPIFSVVMPMYNVERYVAQAIDSVLAQTYKHFELICVNDGCTDDTLRIVAAYDDSRIKVVHQKNMGLAAARNTGINYANGVFVALLDSDDAWRSNKLSEHFKHFRNTPDLDISYSASRFMDEDGVDMGIGQYPQLNDITPQVIFCRNPIGNGSAAVIRKSLLTNIAERKVVDGAFRTTYFDEDFRQSEDVEFWLRAALKTDCVFGGIGEALTQYRVNASGLSANLDNQFAAWKSSVNKNQSISPVFFSRWESLAEAYQKRYLARRAVQARNSFVALKLVCSAVATDWRIVKQEPVRTAATFGCAVLSVLPTSVYAAIEHAGMMTANHFRKSEAA; via the coding sequence ATGAACAACAGCAAACCCATTTTTTCCGTCGTAATGCCTATGTACAACGTTGAGCGATATGTCGCGCAGGCGATAGATTCCGTACTTGCGCAAACCTATAAACATTTTGAATTAATCTGCGTAAACGATGGCTGTACAGATGATACGTTACGCATCGTGGCTGCCTATGATGATTCTCGTATCAAAGTGGTACATCAGAAAAATATGGGGCTTGCGGCGGCCCGTAATACGGGTATTAACTACGCGAATGGTGTGTTTGTAGCGTTGTTAGATTCGGACGATGCCTGGCGTTCAAATAAGCTGTCTGAACATTTTAAACATTTTCGCAATACCCCAGATTTAGATATTAGCTATAGCGCGTCGCGCTTTATGGATGAAGATGGTGTGGATATGGGTATTGGTCAATACCCTCAGTTGAACGATATTACACCGCAAGTCATTTTTTGTCGTAACCCCATTGGGAATGGATCGGCTGCCGTAATACGCAAAAGCCTGCTTACGAATATAGCGGAGCGAAAAGTGGTTGATGGAGCATTTAGAACAACGTATTTCGATGAAGATTTTCGACAGTCTGAAGACGTTGAATTTTGGTTGCGTGCAGCGCTTAAAACCGACTGTGTATTTGGTGGTATTGGCGAGGCCTTGACTCAGTATCGTGTGAACGCGAGCGGCTTAAGCGCAAATTTAGATAATCAATTTGCGGCGTGGAAAAGTTCAGTCAATAAAAATCAGTCGATATCACCGGTGTTTTTTAGCCGCTGGGAGAGCTTAGCGGAAGCGTATCAAAAACGTTATTTAGCTCGTCGTGCGGTTCAGGCGCGTAATAGTTTTGTCGCGCTTAAATTGGTGTGCTCAGCAGTTGCAACGGATTGGAGAATTGTAAAACAGGAACCTGTAAGAACAGCCGCAACGTTTGGTTGTGCGGTATTGTCCGTGCTACCGACTAGCGTGTACGCTGCAATTGAACACGCAGGTATGATGACAGCCAATCATTTTCGTAAAAGTGAAGCGGCTTAA
- a CDS encoding sensor histidine kinase, with translation MTNPDYKAAYERQKKAREYADKLLEDKSRELHEATSTLTTAYNRLRFQKAQLLHQEKLASMGQLSAGVAHEINNPSAYVRSNLNTLKKYKSDINGFIETVIALDKDPEITSVIADAYKNYDIAFLMDDFNDIISDSISGMERISEIVRSLKDFSRPDTDEKKPFDVNESIRSTLKLVWNELKYKGDIVEQYSDLPAIDGYAGGFSQVILNLLVNAAQAIESKGTISIVTSIEKGLLYVKISDTGKGISPMDIDRIFDPFFSTKAPGKGTGLGLSISHGIITKHGGELSVTSNAERGTTFTIAIPVTTE, from the coding sequence ATGACCAACCCAGATTACAAAGCCGCCTATGAACGGCAAAAAAAAGCGCGTGAATACGCCGACAAATTACTCGAAGATAAATCTCGCGAGCTCCATGAAGCGACCTCTACCCTAACCACTGCTTACAACCGCCTGCGCTTTCAAAAAGCACAGCTCTTACACCAAGAAAAACTGGCATCCATGGGCCAACTATCGGCCGGCGTTGCACACGAAATAAACAACCCTTCAGCCTACGTACGCAGTAATCTTAATACCTTAAAAAAATATAAAAGCGACATCAACGGGTTTATAGAGACCGTCATTGCGCTCGATAAAGATCCCGAAATCACGAGCGTGATCGCAGACGCCTATAAAAATTATGACATCGCGTTTTTAATGGACGATTTCAACGATATTATCTCGGACTCCATTTCGGGAATGGAGCGCATATCCGAAATAGTCAGAAGCCTGAAGGATTTCTCTCGGCCCGACACCGACGAAAAAAAACCGTTCGACGTCAATGAATCTATTCGCTCCACACTAAAACTCGTGTGGAACGAACTCAAATACAAAGGCGATATAGTTGAGCAATACAGTGATTTGCCCGCAATTGACGGCTATGCAGGGGGATTCTCTCAAGTTATTTTGAATTTGCTGGTGAATGCTGCACAGGCGATAGAATCGAAAGGGACTATTTCAATAGTTACCAGTATTGAAAAAGGGCTTCTCTACGTAAAAATTTCTGATACGGGGAAGGGTATTTCACCCATGGACATCGATAGAATATTTGATCCGTTCTTCTCTACTAAGGCTCCAGGAAAAGGTACAGGTTTAGGCCTTTCTATTTCCCATGGCATTATCACCAAGCACGGAGGTGAACTTAGCGTGACGAGTAATGCAGAGCGCGGCACAACGTTTACTATCGCTATTCCCGTTACCACAGAATAA
- a CDS encoding heme NO-binding domain-containing protein: protein MKGAVFIALNDMIEKNYGMQTWEAILEKVAPSSGGIYASAHSYEDSEMLTFVDVISEHLKLSKSDVKRAFGEYLFTELDSKFPVFRKVQPTFFSFLSSIEGVIHKEVEKLYHDAHLPQIRCTAVNNQHMQMYYTSPRKLCLLAEGLIYGAAKQYDVAIDIIQNTCMHTGEDHCLIDIRIL, encoded by the coding sequence ATGAAAGGCGCCGTATTCATCGCTCTAAACGATATGATCGAAAAGAATTATGGTATGCAAACCTGGGAAGCAATTCTTGAAAAAGTAGCGCCATCCTCCGGGGGCATATACGCTTCCGCACACAGTTATGAAGATTCAGAAATGCTCACCTTTGTCGACGTAATCTCTGAGCACCTCAAACTCTCTAAAAGCGATGTAAAACGCGCGTTCGGCGAATATTTATTTACAGAGTTAGATAGCAAATTTCCCGTTTTTAGAAAAGTACAACCCACTTTTTTTAGTTTTCTCTCCAGTATTGAAGGCGTTATTCACAAAGAAGTCGAAAAACTCTACCACGACGCCCACCTTCCTCAAATTCGATGTACCGCGGTAAATAACCAGCATATGCAAATGTATTACACCTCACCCAGAAAGCTCTGTTTGCTAGCAGAGGGGCTGATATACGGCGCAGCTAAGCAGTACGACGTAGCCATTGATATCATCCAAAACACCTGTATGCATACCGGCGAAGACCACTGCTTAATCGACATTCGTATTCTATGA
- a CDS encoding HD domain-containing phosphohydrolase, which produces MQISETTATSPKILFVDDELPVLKALKRLSRDEQWDVYCANSAKEGLAILEENTIDVVVSDMRMPEMDGAEFLSQVRKLQPETERILITGYSDVYALEKVVNEAKIFNYISKPWDDQVLSSVIQNAVEFQSSQRERKRLEALTRTQNRKLGKLALSLDRSVKEKNIEVEQALSLLQIEHKKAECRTLDLLNAVSNIIELSGKGDGHGHFIANTSISLAKALNVSTRDQDNLDVAGKLHNIGSLAMSDYWSYKVVSELDNNELKRYQAQVEIGETILSGMAELNPVAEIIGKHKERLDGSGYPRGLNKNEIPMPARIMGVVTDYVLLFEGRLTNNVSGHNEARAYIESRTGRYYDHQVTSALFDIIDEHSLLSESTILTKDRQHLTPGMILSSDLFSANQVLLLRTGTPLTRAHIEKLTRYENSTGEHLDIQVRNRVN; this is translated from the coding sequence ATGCAAATATCAGAGACCACCGCAACCTCACCCAAGATTCTATTCGTAGACGACGAACTACCCGTATTGAAAGCATTAAAGCGGCTTTCGAGAGATGAACAATGGGACGTCTATTGTGCGAATTCAGCCAAAGAGGGTTTGGCTATTCTTGAGGAGAACACTATTGATGTAGTGGTTTCCGATATGCGTATGCCCGAAATGGACGGCGCCGAATTCTTAAGCCAAGTACGCAAGCTACAACCCGAAACCGAGCGTATTCTCATTACGGGCTACTCAGACGTGTATGCCTTGGAAAAAGTCGTCAACGAGGCAAAAATATTTAACTACATCTCTAAACCGTGGGACGACCAAGTATTAAGTAGCGTTATTCAAAATGCCGTTGAATTCCAATCCTCACAACGTGAACGAAAACGCCTTGAAGCATTAACGCGCACGCAAAACCGAAAGCTTGGAAAACTAGCGTTGAGCCTTGACCGTAGCGTAAAGGAAAAAAATATAGAAGTAGAACAAGCGCTCTCGCTTCTCCAAATTGAGCATAAAAAAGCCGAGTGCCGCACGCTGGATTTACTCAATGCCGTGTCTAACATTATAGAGCTCAGTGGCAAAGGTGACGGTCACGGGCACTTCATTGCCAATACCTCCATTAGCCTTGCAAAGGCACTAAACGTTAGCACCCGAGACCAGGACAATTTAGACGTTGCCGGAAAGCTCCACAATATTGGCAGCCTAGCCATGTCGGATTATTGGAGCTATAAAGTTGTTTCCGAACTCGACAACAACGAGCTAAAACGTTACCAAGCGCAAGTTGAAATTGGCGAAACCATTTTGAGCGGCATGGCCGAACTTAACCCTGTCGCCGAAATCATTGGCAAGCATAAAGAGCGTCTTGATGGTAGCGGTTACCCACGCGGTTTAAATAAAAACGAGATTCCAATGCCCGCGCGCATAATGGGTGTTGTTACCGATTATGTATTACTATTCGAAGGTCGTTTAACCAATAACGTAAGCGGCCATAACGAGGCGCGCGCCTACATCGAGAGCCGAACAGGCCGTTATTATGACCACCAAGTAACCAGCGCCCTCTTTGATATTATCGACGAACACTCACTGTTGTCAGAGTCAACTATACTCACGAAAGATCGACAGCACCTAACGCCCGGAATGATTCTTTCTAGCGATCTTTTTTCGGCCAATCAAGTACTGCTACTACGCACAGGAACGCCTCTAACGAGGGCGCATATTGAAAAACTAACGCGCTACGAAAACAGTACCGGTGAGCATTTAGATATACAGGTTCGCAATAGGGTGAACTAA
- a CDS encoding response regulator, translated as MTDKYKEQYTSGEVAKLCGVTLRTVLNWIGKGLLKAYKLPGRRGDNRIRRPDLIAFMTSHGMPVPEEVGGGIRRALIVDDELAMAKSIQRILRGKGFSTEIANDGFSAGLAYGELQPSLMTLDLQMPQVDGFQVLNQLADKKCGKIIVISGLGKEDLQRTLTLGADAALQKPFENTCLEGLVDKWF; from the coding sequence ATGACTGATAAGTATAAGGAGCAATACACCTCTGGTGAGGTGGCTAAGCTATGCGGCGTGACGCTAAGAACAGTATTGAATTGGATTGGTAAGGGGTTGTTGAAGGCCTATAAATTACCCGGAAGGCGCGGTGATAACCGTATTCGACGACCAGACTTAATTGCCTTTATGACGTCTCACGGCATGCCCGTGCCGGAAGAGGTTGGCGGGGGCATTAGGCGTGCGTTAATTGTGGATGATGAGTTAGCTATGGCCAAATCTATTCAGCGAATTTTGCGGGGAAAAGGCTTCAGTACAGAAATAGCGAATGATGGCTTTAGCGCTGGACTTGCCTATGGGGAATTGCAGCCGTCGTTGATGACGTTGGATTTACAAATGCCGCAGGTGGATGGCTTTCAAGTGCTAAATCAACTTGCGGATAAAAAGTGCGGCAAAATTATTGTGATATCGGGATTAGGTAAAGAGGATTTACAGAGGACGTTAACGCTAGGTGCTGACGCGGCGTTACAAAAACCGTTTGAAAATACTTGTTTGGAAGGTTTAGTTGATAAATGGTTCTAA
- the ychF gene encoding redox-regulated ATPase YchF, with protein MGFNCGIVGLPNVGKSTLFNALTQAGISAENFPFCTIEPNAGVVAVPDPRQDKLADIVKPERVVPTTMEFVDIAGLVAGASKGEGLGNQFLANIRETDAIAHVVRCFDDPNVIHVEGAIDPASDIEVINTELALSDLDTVEKAIFRYSKAAKGQDKDAMRMKALLEEVLPHLNEAKPLRSFGLDDERKAQLQTLSLLTLKPTMYIANVQEDGFSDNPYLDKVIEIAKEENAVVVPICNKMEAEIAELDDDEKIEFLEEMGMDEPGLNRVIRGGYDLLNLHTYFTAGVKEVRAWTIPIGSTAPQAAGKIHTDFEKGFIRAEVVAYEDFVNFNGEAGAKDAGKWRLEGKDYTVKDGDVVHFRFNV; from the coding sequence ATGGGCTTTAATTGCGGCATCGTCGGCTTACCTAATGTAGGCAAATCCACTTTGTTTAATGCACTGACCCAAGCCGGTATTAGTGCTGAGAACTTCCCATTCTGCACCATTGAGCCAAATGCTGGCGTCGTAGCAGTACCAGACCCTCGACAAGACAAGCTCGCCGACATCGTAAAACCCGAGCGCGTCGTGCCCACCACGATGGAGTTTGTCGATATCGCAGGCCTCGTAGCTGGCGCCTCCAAAGGAGAAGGTCTCGGCAACCAATTTCTCGCTAATATTCGAGAAACCGACGCTATCGCCCACGTTGTACGCTGCTTTGACGACCCCAACGTTATTCACGTAGAAGGCGCAATTGACCCCGCATCCGATATTGAAGTGATCAATACCGAGCTGGCCCTTTCCGACCTAGATACCGTTGAAAAAGCTATTTTTCGCTATTCAAAAGCCGCCAAAGGGCAGGACAAAGACGCCATGCGTATGAAGGCGCTTCTAGAGGAAGTCTTACCGCACTTAAACGAAGCCAAGCCACTGCGCTCTTTCGGGCTCGACGATGAACGTAAGGCGCAACTCCAAACACTCAGCCTCTTAACGCTTAAACCCACCATGTACATTGCTAATGTGCAAGAAGACGGCTTTAGCGATAACCCCTACCTCGACAAAGTGATCGAAATAGCCAAAGAAGAAAACGCCGTTGTGGTGCCCATCTGTAACAAAATGGAAGCCGAAATAGCCGAATTAGACGACGATGAAAAAATCGAATTTCTCGAAGAAATGGGCATGGACGAGCCTGGATTAAATCGCGTGATACGTGGCGGCTACGACCTGCTCAATCTTCACACCTACTTTACCGCTGGCGTTAAAGAAGTACGCGCATGGACAATTCCAATCGGATCTACTGCGCCGCAAGCCGCCGGAAAAATTCACACCGATTTCGAAAAAGGTTTTATTCGCGCAGAAGTGGTTGCTTATGAAGACTTCGTAAATTTTAACGGTGAAGCTGGCGCTAAAGATGCGGGCAAATGGCGGCTCGAAGGCAAAGACTATACTGTAAAAGACGGTGATGTAGTGCATTTCCGCTTTAACGTTTAA
- the pth gene encoding aminoacyl-tRNA hydrolase encodes MNTAIKMIVGLGNPGAEYANTRHNAGQDFVEELARSHAQPLANTPKHFGYSGRITLKGNDIRLLVPTTFMNCSGQAVASLANFYKIAPENILVVHDELDLDPGIAKLKIGGGHGGHNGLRDIISSLGNNKNFGRLRVGIGHPGNAKQVSGYVLKKAPAAEQTLIDIALSESEKALPDLVAGDWEKAMRELHTN; translated from the coding sequence ATGAATACCGCCATAAAGATGATCGTGGGGCTGGGAAACCCCGGCGCTGAATATGCCAACACTCGTCACAATGCAGGGCAAGATTTTGTCGAAGAGCTGGCTCGTTCGCATGCTCAACCACTCGCCAATACCCCAAAGCATTTCGGTTATTCCGGTCGCATCACCCTCAAGGGTAACGATATTCGATTATTAGTGCCCACCACGTTCATGAACTGCAGCGGTCAAGCGGTGGCATCACTTGCCAACTTCTATAAAATAGCACCCGAAAATATTCTCGTCGTACACGACGAACTCGACTTAGATCCTGGTATAGCCAAATTAAAAATTGGCGGCGGCCACGGTGGCCACAATGGGCTGCGCGATATTATTAGCAGCCTAGGTAACAACAAAAATTTTGGGCGTTTGCGCGTTGGCATAGGCCACCCCGGAAACGCCAAACAAGTCAGCGGTTACGTACTCAAGAAAGCGCCCGCTGCAGAGCAAACGCTCATAGACATTGCACTGTCTGAAAGTGAAAAAGCACTTCCCGATTTAGTCGCCGGCGACTGGGAGAAAGCCATGCGAGAATTGCACACAAATTAA
- a CDS encoding 50S ribosomal protein L25/general stress protein Ctc translates to MSNEDFTLDAALRDDTGKGASRRLRREAGLIPAIIYGGRKKPTNITLSHNALSKHLEHESFYSHIITLNVDGKAEDVILKDLQRHPAKPIVLHADFLRVSKTKKFTTRVPLHFLNEDTCKGVKVQGGTISHTMTDLEISCLPGDLPEFIEVDLVELELGHSVHISDLVLPKGVESVALAHGEDHNLPVANVFKARGASDDDEAATEEGASEE, encoded by the coding sequence ATGTCTAATGAAGACTTCACTCTTGATGCAGCGCTACGTGATGATACAGGGAAAGGTGCGAGCCGCCGCCTACGTCGCGAAGCGGGTTTAATACCTGCCATTATCTATGGCGGTCGTAAAAAACCAACCAACATTACGCTTTCGCATAACGCACTAAGCAAGCACTTAGAGCACGAATCGTTCTACTCTCACATCATAACCTTGAATGTAGATGGAAAAGCCGAAGACGTTATTCTAAAAGATCTACAACGTCACCCAGCCAAGCCTATCGTCTTACACGCTGATTTCTTGCGCGTCTCTAAGACCAAGAAATTTACCACCCGCGTACCTTTACACTTCTTAAACGAAGACACCTGTAAAGGCGTTAAAGTACAAGGCGGAACGATTTCTCACACCATGACAGATCTCGAAATCAGCTGTTTGCCTGGCGATCTTCCCGAGTTCATCGAAGTTGATCTAGTAGAGCTCGAATTGGGTCACTCTGTTCATATCTCTGACTTGGTATTGCCGAAAGGCGTTGAGTCTGTTGCTCTTGCACACGGCGAAGACCACAACTTGCCCGTTGCCAACGTCTTTAAGGCACGCGGTGCCTCAGATGACGACGAAGCAGCGACAGAAGAAGGCGCTAGCGAAGAGTAA
- a CDS encoding ribose-phosphate pyrophosphokinase — protein sequence MPDLMVFSGNANPELAEKVVSNLGIPLGDVTVDKFSDGEIMVELNENVRGRDVFVIQPTCNPTNDNIMELIVMVDALHRASAGRITAVVPYFGYARQDRRVRSARVPITAKVVADMMVTVGVDRVLTVDLHAEQIQGFFDVPVDNVYGSPVLLQDIEKQKFEDLVVVSPDIGGVVRARAVAKRLGIELAIIDKRRPKANVAEVMNIIGDIDGRTCLLVDDMVDTAGTLCNAAKALKKHGAKKVIAYATHPVLSGPAIERLNASQIDELVITDSIPLSDAGKNCDLIRTLTLANMLAEAMRRISNEESLSAMFGEPNS from the coding sequence GTGCCTGATTTGATGGTATTTAGTGGCAACGCCAATCCTGAACTTGCCGAAAAAGTCGTCTCGAATTTAGGAATACCACTCGGGGATGTCACCGTCGATAAGTTTTCTGACGGTGAAATTATGGTGGAGCTAAACGAAAACGTTCGCGGTCGCGACGTATTTGTTATTCAGCCGACCTGTAACCCTACCAACGACAACATCATGGAATTGATCGTGATGGTGGACGCGCTTCACCGCGCTTCCGCTGGACGCATTACTGCCGTTGTCCCCTACTTTGGTTACGCCCGCCAAGATCGCCGTGTTCGATCAGCCCGCGTCCCTATTACAGCCAAAGTTGTAGCCGACATGATGGTTACCGTAGGCGTCGATCGAGTGCTCACTGTTGATCTTCACGCGGAACAAATTCAAGGCTTTTTCGACGTACCCGTTGATAACGTTTACGGCTCTCCGGTACTCCTACAAGATATCGAAAAACAAAAATTTGAAGACTTGGTCGTCGTATCACCAGACATAGGCGGCGTCGTTCGAGCGCGGGCCGTGGCCAAACGTCTCGGCATAGAGCTGGCCATTATTGATAAACGTCGCCCCAAAGCCAACGTAGCCGAAGTCATGAACATTATTGGCGATATTGACGGGCGCACCTGCTTACTGGTCGACGACATGGTCGATACTGCAGGCACTTTGTGCAACGCAGCCAAAGCCCTGAAAAAACACGGCGCTAAAAAAGTTATCGCTTACGCCACCCACCCAGTTTTATCTGGGCCGGCCATTGAGCGATTAAACGCCTCCCAAATAGATGAACTCGTCATTACCGATTCTATCCCGCTTTCTGATGCCGGTAAAAATTGCGACCTTATTCGCACGCTTACCCTCGCGAATATGCTCGCAGAAGCTATGCGTCGCATCAGCAACGAAGAATCGTTAAGCGCAATGTTCGGAGAACCGAACAGCTAA